In one Neobacillus sp. CF12 genomic region, the following are encoded:
- a CDS encoding YlxQ family RNA-binding protein gives MKTNQWASLLGLANRARKIISGEELSVKEIRSGKAKLVLLSADASANTTKKITDKCKSYEVPYKLVEDRHLLGQAIGKEARVVVAVLDDGFAKKLMTLLD, from the coding sequence ATGAAAACAAATCAATGGGCGTCGTTACTTGGCTTAGCAAATCGAGCACGGAAAATCATATCAGGTGAGGAGCTTTCTGTTAAGGAGATTCGCAGCGGAAAAGCAAAACTCGTTTTATTATCGGCAGATGCATCTGCAAATACGACAAAAAAAATTACAGATAAATGTAAGTCATACGAAGTTCCCTATAAACTAGTGGAAGATCGCCACCTTCTAGGCCAAGCGATTGGCAAAGAAGCCCGCGTTGTTGTAGCTGTACTGGATGATGGATTTGCAAAAAAACTGATGACGTTGCTCGATTAA
- a CDS encoding YlxR family protein: protein MNNRKKVPMRKCVATGDMKPKKELVRIVRSKEGDVSIDLTGKKSGRGAYLSKDKEAVLLAKKKNTLSNHLQVSIDEKLYEELLEMIEKENRQSI, encoded by the coding sequence GTGAACAATCGTAAAAAAGTTCCTATGCGTAAGTGTGTCGCAACCGGTGATATGAAACCGAAAAAAGAACTCGTTCGCATCGTTCGCTCTAAAGAAGGAGATGTATCTATCGACTTAACAGGGAAAAAGTCGGGTAGAGGTGCATACCTTTCAAAGGACAAAGAAGCAGTCCTATTAGCCAAGAAAAAAAATACCTTATCCAATCATTTACAGGTATCCATAGATGAGAAATTATATGAAGAACTATTGGAAATGATTGAAAAGGAAAATAGGCAGTCCATATGA
- the nusA gene encoding transcription termination factor NusA has translation MSSELLDALTILEREKGISRDVLIDAIEAALVSAYRRNFNQAQNVRIDLNLQTGSMRVFARKEVVDQVFDPRLEISIADARNINPNYSVEDVVEMEVTPKDFGRIAAQTAKQVVTQRVREAERGIIYSEFIDREEDIMTGIVQRLDSKFIYVSLGKIEALLPVNEQMPNERYKPHDRIKVFITKVEKTTKGPQIFVSRTHPGLLKRLFEIEVPEIYDGTVEIKSVAREAGDRSKISVHSDNNEVDPVGSCVGPKGTRVQAVVNELKGEKIDIVKWSDNPVIFVANSLSPSKVLDVMVNESEKATTVVVPDYQLSLAIGKRGQNARLAAKLTGWKIDIKSETEARELGIYPREEMIRLFDDQVDVDFNDEEEKDL, from the coding sequence ATGAGCAGCGAATTATTAGATGCTCTTACAATACTAGAAAGAGAAAAGGGCATTTCTAGAGATGTATTAATTGATGCGATTGAAGCTGCACTGGTATCGGCATATCGACGCAATTTCAATCAAGCCCAAAATGTTCGGATTGACTTAAACTTGCAAACTGGCTCAATGAGAGTTTTTGCAAGAAAAGAAGTAGTGGATCAAGTTTTTGACCCTCGTCTTGAAATATCTATAGCTGATGCAAGAAACATTAACCCTAACTATTCAGTTGAAGATGTTGTAGAAATGGAAGTAACGCCTAAGGACTTCGGCAGAATTGCTGCTCAAACAGCAAAACAAGTCGTAACACAAAGGGTTAGGGAAGCCGAGAGAGGGATAATTTATTCGGAGTTCATCGATCGTGAAGAAGATATCATGACTGGAATCGTTCAAAGGCTTGATTCAAAATTTATTTATGTCAGCCTTGGGAAAATTGAAGCTTTACTACCAGTAAATGAACAAATGCCGAATGAGCGTTATAAGCCTCATGACCGTATTAAAGTCTTTATTACCAAAGTAGAAAAAACGACAAAGGGTCCTCAAATTTTCGTTTCCCGTACCCATCCTGGACTTCTTAAACGATTGTTTGAAATTGAGGTTCCAGAAATTTATGATGGAACGGTTGAAATAAAATCTGTTGCTCGTGAAGCAGGTGACCGTTCGAAAATTTCAGTTCATTCCGATAACAATGAAGTAGATCCAGTTGGATCCTGTGTCGGTCCAAAGGGTACAAGGGTTCAAGCAGTAGTGAATGAACTAAAAGGTGAAAAAATTGATATCGTTAAATGGTCTGACAATCCTGTCATCTTTGTTGCAAATTCTCTAAGTCCATCTAAAGTGTTAGATGTAATGGTGAATGAATCTGAAAAAGCTACGACCGTCGTAGTACCAGATTACCAACTTTCACTGGCAATTGGAAAGCGTGGACAAAATGCCCGCCTTGCCGCAAAGTTAACAGGTTGGAAAATAGATATTAAATCTGAAACAGAAGCACGTGAACTAGGAATCTATCCACGTGAAGAAATGATTCGACTTTTTGATGATCAAGTAGATGTTGATTTTAATGATGAAGAAGAAAAGGATTTATAA
- the rimP gene encoding ribosome maturation factor RimP — protein sequence MSKVTEVVEELAQPIIQELGLELVEIEFLKEGKNWYLRVYIDKENGVDIEDCGIVSEKLSEKLDELDPITHNYFLEVSSPGAERPLKKAKDFEKAIGKNVFIKTYEPIDGEKGFEGKLLDYDGQTVKIEMKIKTRKKEIEIPYEKVASARLAVIFS from the coding sequence ATGAGCAAAGTAACAGAGGTAGTAGAAGAGCTAGCGCAACCAATAATCCAAGAGCTTGGTTTAGAATTAGTGGAAATTGAGTTTCTTAAAGAAGGGAAAAATTGGTATCTGCGCGTATATATTGATAAAGAAAACGGTGTTGATATTGAGGACTGTGGCATTGTCAGTGAAAAGCTTAGTGAAAAACTCGATGAGCTAGACCCGATAACCCATAATTATTTTCTTGAGGTATCTTCTCCAGGTGCTGAACGACCGCTTAAAAAAGCAAAAGATTTTGAAAAGGCAATTGGCAAAAATGTGTTTATTAAAACTTACGAGCCAATTGACGGTGAAAAAGGGTTTGAAGGGAAATTACTTGATTATGACGGGCAAACAGTAAAAATTGAGATGAAAATCAAAACCCGTAAAAAAGAAATCGAGATTCCTTACGAAAAAGTAGCTAGTGCAAGACTAGCTGTTATCTTCTCATAA